GTGCTGGGCATGTGGAGCGCCGCGGTGTTCGTGGTCTGCTCGCCGCTGCGCCGGATGCGCGACTTCCCGACCGACGCCTGACCGCCGCCGGGGTGGTTCAGTCGGCGTCGCGAGGTCCCGCCGATCAAGGTGAGCGGGGCACAATTTCCCGGTCCGCTGTCGAATCCGGCCGGACCCGCTCGTCGGGATGGCAAGAAGGTGGAACGACAACCTGAGGAGAACCTGATGGCCCAGTACGCAGTCCTGATCTACTCGCCCGCGCCGGCCGACCCGATGGAGATCACGCCCGACTACCTGGCGCTGCTGGAGCGGTACCCGGCCCAGGTCGAGGAGCTGGGCGGCAACATCGTCACGGGGTTCGCCCTCCAGCCCAGCACCACCGCCACGGCGGTCCGCAGCGACCTCGTCACCGACGGCCCGTTCATCGAGGCCAAGGAAGTGGTCGCCGGGTTCTTCATCCTGGAGGCGCCGGACCTGGACGTCGCCCTGAAGATCGCGAAGCTGAACCCGGCCACCATCGACGGGGGCGTCGAGGTACGGCCGCTGTTCGTGCCCCCGTCCGAGTGAGCAACGCCGGCACGGCCGCGGCCGAACGCGCCGTGGCGGACGCGCACCGTCGCGAGTGGGCCTTCGTGCTCGCCGCGACGGCGCGCGTCGCCGGCGACCTCGACGTCGCCGAGGAGTGCGTGCAGGACGCGTACCTCGCCGCGCTGGACGCCTGGGCGCGGGACGGCGTACCCCACAGGCCCGGCGCCTGGCTGACCGCCACCGCAAAGCGCAAGGCGCTCGACGTCCTGCGCCGGGAAAAGATCTTCCGGTCGAAGATG
The window above is part of the Micromonospora inositola genome. Proteins encoded here:
- a CDS encoding YciI family protein encodes the protein MAQYAVLIYSPAPADPMEITPDYLALLERYPAQVEELGGNIVTGFALQPSTTATAVRSDLVTDGPFIEAKEVVAGFFILEAPDLDVALKIAKLNPATIDGGVEVRPLFVPPSE